From Sphingomonas sp. JUb134:
TTCGGGATCGATCGCCTCCTCAATATGCTCAATGGCGACCGCCACCAGTTCGGAGGCGCGCAGCCCGGTGTCATAAGCGGCCGATAGCAGCGCCCGATCACGCAGCCCCGGCAGATCCTCGCCACAACTCTCGAGCAGCGCGCGGATGTTGAGCCCCCGCGCCTTGTCGCGCTCGACGTCGCGCACCGGGCCCTTGAACCGCAGCGGCCGCGCCTGCTTCTGCGCAGCCCCCTTCTTCGGCTACCGCTTCGCGCCGCGCCTGCGCGACATCAAGGAGCGTCGTTTACACCTCCTTCCCGGCCAAGAATCCGGCCCCTTGCTTCCCGGCATGACGGCCGAACCGATCGCATTGGGTCATGTCGCGGCGCATTGGGACGAACTGCTGCGGTTCGCCACGTCGATCCGCACCGGCACCGTCACTGCTTCGGCAATGCTGCGCCGCTTGTCCGCCTATCCGCGACAGAACGGACTGGCCCTCGCACTACGCGAGCTGGGCCGCCTCGAACGCTCCATTTTCATGCTCGACTGGCTGCGCGACATCGACCTGCGCCGGCGCACCCAGGCGGGCCTCAACAAAGGCGAAGCCCGCAACGCGCTCGCCCGCGCGCTCTTCTTCAACCAGCTCGGCGAACTGCGCGATCGTCGGTTCGAGAACCAGACCTATCGCGCCTCCGGCCTCAACCTGCTCGTCGCCGCCATCATCTTGTGGAACACTCGCTATCTCGAAATGGCGCTGGCGGACATCGGCACAGCCGACGAAATCGCACGCCACATCGCGCCATTGGGCTGGGAGCATATCTCGCTGACCGGTGACTATAGCTGGAATGTTGAAGATCAACCCGATCCGGACGCCTTGCGACCGCTGCGCGCCGTCAACTCCCTACTTGCCGCGTGACGTTCGCTATCCGTTCGCCCTTTCCGTGCAGATACGTCACTTTCGTGTAGTCACCCCTTATAAAGAACGGTCAAATCCGCTTATGTGATAACTGCAATTATCAACTATCCACTCTCAGGGAACACGAGAGACCACAACCAACCGATGACTTTGGTTGTGATACGAGATAGGCAAACACCATGGCTCGCCCTGCCCCAGCACCTCCCCTTTTGCTTATTGGTCGGCTCGACGGCCGCCTTCTAGGAAGCCCGGCGCGCGATATCTGGCTCGCCCGCGCCCGCGTGAAGGCCGCGGCGACGGTCGCCGGCATCGCCGGTGTCCCGGTCGATACAGCGGCCCTCCTCGATTGGATTTGCAGTCGAACCCCTCCACCCCGCCATAGCGAGGGCCTCAACGATCCACTCTCTATCGCCGCGCTCATGCACTTCTTGTTGCTCGCCGACGATTCCAGCGATCCCGTCGCCCGCGCCTCGCTCAATGTGCTGCGCACCTTGCTCGATGATCGCGCGCAGGCCGAGATGTGGGGCGGAGATGATCTGGTCCGGTTCGGACAGACGTTCAGAGAGGCCCGGAAGAGACTTTGCGTCCCATACCCCTCCCCTACCCTTCTATCAGTCGCTGAGCGCCTCCTGGCAGTCCACAAGGAGCTGGAAATCAGTCCGACGGAGGGTCGCAGCGTCACGACCATCGACGGGCGCACGCTCCACGTCGATCCGAGAAGCTTCGGAACGGTCTGGCTTCTCGCCTGCATGCTCCCCAGCGCGCTGGCTGCCGCTGGCTTCACGCTCCAGCATATTCCGTCCTTTGTGTGGCTCCCAAAGTTTCTGTCGAGCGGCCCTGCCGAGCTAGCGGAGGAACTCGAAGCCGCGCTCGGGCGCACAGCCGCGTTGGGGCTCACAGAGCTCGACAGGCTTGAGCGCATTGTAGCCACCCTGCCCTCAGACCTTGGCGTTACGCGGCGGAGCAAGTTGCCCACACTCATGCGCCTGGAGGCATCATACCCCGGACTGCGCGTGCCCGCGATCGCCCGCTTGCTCGGCATATCTCCACAAGGCGCGGCGAAACTGGCCGCGCAGGCTCGATCGGCGGTTACAGTCCGCTATTGAGGCCAATGCTGGTCCAGGAGGGATCGGATGGCCTCCTCAGCATCCTGGCGTGTCGCTCCGCCCCTGTTCAGCAAGGTTAGACGGACGCCCTTGCGGTCGGCACTCTCGATCCGGAGCACCGGCTTGCCGGCCGCGGTCGAGACCGTCTCGGCCTTTCCTGTCTTCTTGGGGGATCCTGTCTTCTTGGGGGCGTCGACCGCCAGGCTTAGCGCCTTGATAACATCAAGGATCGATTGGGCTGGAGCGCCGGCTTCCCGAGCATCCGCGATCCGGCCTGCTTCGGCGAACGCCCTCGCCTTCCGCTCATCCGGCTTTAGCAGGCCCTTTAGCGCTATGGCATTGCGGACTCCGAGGTCCTGTGGATTGGAAAATGCCCGCGTCAGTTCGGTAGGCAGTCGGGCAAGATCGAGATATCGGGTGAGCCAGCTTTCGCTCACCTTCAATCGCTCCGCCATCGTCCGCTGTCGCCCATCATAATAGAGGTCCAGCGCCCGGAGATAGTCCCTCGCCCGCTCAAGATCGGTAAGATCGTCGCGCGCCCGATTCTCGATGTCGGCCAGGCGAAATGCTTCCTCGTCGCCGATCTCCCGGATATCGACGAGGAACTTGAAGTCCGGATAATTGTGCGAGCGCAGCCAGCTAATCGTCCAATGCCGCCTCGCCCCGCAGATTACCTCGAAGTCATAGTCCGCGTGGCCGGACACGCGCCGCACGATCGCGGGCATTTCCTGGCGACCTTGCGCCTTCATACTCTCGATGAGATCGGCGCAGCGTTCTTCAGTGAGGAGCGCATAGTCGCGATTATGACCGATCCACATGCGACAGCGCGCAGGGTCCACCAACTCGTGGGTTCGGGTTACAATCGCCCCTGACGCGAGGTCTGACAGCCGGTTCGATCGGCCGGTCAGGACGTTTGATGCGATCCCGGTCCGGCGCTGCGGCGCAGGTTCATCCGACAGATCGATCCCTGCCGCCAGATCGGCCGCAAAGCCACTGTTTTTCCTGCTCAAGCGAGCCTCCCTTCACCGAAATTGCACGCGTGCAATTTTCTCCGTTCTTCCGATCTTGCACGCGTGCAATTCGGTATTTTCATGCCAGCGCAGCCCTTCGCAGAGCCGGTTGGTGGCTCGGCCACATCGACCGAATATCGACTTCGATTTCACTGTTTACGCCGTCGAGATAACCCAAGCATCGGTTACGAACGGCCGAACTGGTGGCCGGTCCGTCGAGCTCATAAACAGTCATGAGCCGTGCGGTCGCATTGTCAATCTCGGCCGAATCCTTGAGCGGCGTGCGGACCATCGCGTGGCCGAACAAGGTCCGCATCAACTGTAACAGCTCCTTCTGCATCGACTTGTTTTCGTCGACCTTCGAGGCAACAAATCGGAGGAACTGGAGCTGCGGCGCCATACCTCGCTCTGCAAGCTGTTCGATCGTCTCGTCGAGCATCGAAAGGAAGGCGGCGGTCGAGGAGAAGTCCATGACCGTCGGCGGGACCGGCACCACCAGCGCGTTCGCGGCGCGAAGCACGGACAGGGAGATCGCCCCGAGCGCGGGCGGTGGATCCATCACGATGACGTCGAAGCGATCGGCAATACTGTCGATACCGACCTTGAGGCGGTTCAACAGCGCATCGAACCCTCCCCTCGCCATCCTCGCAGCAAGCTCATACTCGGAATTGAACAGCCTCAGATTGGCCGGGATCAGCTCCAAACCGTCAAAATGAGTCTTGCGGAGCGCGTAATCGAGTGAGGTCCGTTCATCCTCCCGGAGGAACGGATAAAGCGTGTCATCTTCAGTCAGATCGAGGTCAGGCACATAGCCGAACAAAGTCGTCGCGGAGGCCTGGCTGTCACAGTCGACGAGCGCCACCCGATAGCCTCTGATCGCGAGATACTGGGCGAGATGGACAGCAACGGTCGACTTCCCGACGCCGCCCTTGAAGTTCTGGACTGCGATGACGCAGGCCGGATCTCCTGGTGCCCGATATGGCCGGGTCCCGAAGACCCCCCGCATGTCATTCAGCTGTGCCAGCGTATAGCGTTCACGCCGGTTATTATCGCCGCGCGACGGCTCTGGCAGGCGACCGTCCTTCTCTGCGTCGCGAATCGCAGCCGGTGTGCGGCCCACCAGTTCCGCAGCCTTGCTGATAGTGAAAGTCGGTTCACGCCGGTCATCAGCTCGAGCGCTACGCGCTGAATCCCTCAGCTTTTCCAGCACCGACGACGTTCGCGCGGCAAGCGTCGCAACCGAGACGAGACGTTCG
This genomic window contains:
- a CDS encoding ParB/RepB/Spo0J family partition protein, yielding MSRKNSGFAADLAAGIDLSDEPAPQRRTGIASNVLTGRSNRLSDLASGAIVTRTHELVDPARCRMWIGHNRDYALLTEERCADLIESMKAQGRQEMPAIVRRVSGHADYDFEVICGARRHWTISWLRSHNYPDFKFLVDIREIGDEEAFRLADIENRARDDLTDLERARDYLRALDLYYDGRQRTMAERLKVSESWLTRYLDLARLPTELTRAFSNPQDLGVRNAIALKGLLKPDERKARAFAEAGRIADAREAGAPAQSILDVIKALSLAVDAPKKTGSPKKTGKAETVSTAAGKPVLRIESADRKGVRLTLLNRGGATRQDAEEAIRSLLDQHWPQ
- a CDS encoding AAA family ATPase, which codes for MSNGLDIEEAERLVSVATLAARTSSVLEKLRDSARSARADDRREPTFTISKAAELVGRTPAAIRDAEKDGRLPEPSRGDNNRRERYTLAQLNDMRGVFGTRPYRAPGDPACVIAVQNFKGGVGKSTVAVHLAQYLAIRGYRVALVDCDSQASATTLFGYVPDLDLTEDDTLYPFLREDERTSLDYALRKTHFDGLELIPANLRLFNSEYELAARMARGGFDALLNRLKVGIDSIADRFDVIVMDPPPALGAISLSVLRAANALVVPVPPTVMDFSSTAAFLSMLDETIEQLAERGMAPQLQFLRFVASKVDENKSMQKELLQLMRTLFGHAMVRTPLKDSAEIDNATARLMTVYELDGPATSSAVRNRCLGYLDGVNSEIEVDIRSMWPSHQPALRRAALA